Proteins encoded within one genomic window of Mya arenaria isolate MELC-2E11 chromosome 13, ASM2691426v1:
- the LOC128214147 gene encoding cytosolic carboxypeptidase-like protein 5 isoform X3 produces MMEARCGGLLFTSKFDSGNLARVEKATKDEDDEDSGGPKYSNEVKPDYEFNVWTKPDCAGTEFENGNRSWFYFGIRGWNPGRLIKINIVNMNRQGKLYSQGHSPIVKTVPGRPRWERIRDRPTFETVDGQFILSFTYRFPEFRGATTYFTFCYPWSYTESQDVLQELDKKYTDCKNLTSDSAPDSIYYHRELLCHSLDKQRMDLITISSCHGLLNETEPHFDPRLFPDRNREHRCKKFKGKRVYLLSSRVHPGETPASIVFNGFLEFLLRDNDPRAKSLRKHFVFKLIPMLNPDGVTRGHYRTDQRGVNLNRLYLDPSFEYHPTIYASKSVLVFHHVMNRVTSLEDTVDINVHFPGGFILSSHNSYNLLKNKPAVADKGKTGDGGENKNQNNHSERSVGSASSSVSITSSDSTVKSAPKHNHVGQNHMLNSSHGSGSHHGHAPKSLVSNRTPRFTPRYHKDMTPKETETTAQFQNGELDIYTLENSHNQYNDTVLTAEHPIPSKLSGTPRHSITKSEMPTKHHSAPKVERLNLAELNESDSDNAPKREKSFVGESIRIISSTSSFASYLPEKERVDSELRLRLSQMTMSDDMRGRLSKGFSTLSENVLDSDDDDDPNTENLGNEGSEDEGDNVPVFTGTNAPHLGDPKLRDIPASESGIAFFVDLHGHASKRGCFIYGNYFEHEDTQVENMLFPKCISMNTAHFDFTGCNFTEKNMYTRDKRDGMSKEGSGRVAIYKAIGITHSYTLECNYNTGRMVNPVPQAYGDDGRATPPPLAGFPPKYTMAHFEEVGRALAIAAIDMYDVNPWSRLTLSEHNCLAGVRESVRRYLRSIRGGPRIPRNPTKPMSRNNSVSGLNNQNNSRPGRFGGNNDSSGPGRQPYSRNNSTDSNATRQPFSRNSSVESNLGSTGSVVARYMKRDSASQGRRELGPVRETSSSRQNVNQSRRRPGLNQSSQPVTRSAPQATTSSGNHPVNLTMTTAAPEGERSRQFSAGSMASQVSKEEEKVEQLKNMSSLIALSKKNGSQNSRIPLPTGRYFLNLSPTDLPPPRTPITNNLRPQPPKSASSRRNTLDRSLPLESPSSHRTLTPVGTLRSSERSGDQGRQKSGERGDGRDVLDVSKASATSLSSNTSTRPAIIDANMSANAATAELESQKRRRRYTFLKRRNLPNPPNTGSGKSTGSGSIRTAARQGSNADSGSEVDKGMKAKRRRKKSSRKNLSMASPSSDERDVDFSMITGVGVSGNAVTLSPRHAGFSGDVSAVSNQRPHRQLPATPSNYRQSALRNGSGVVNLETYLRGAAGNIRPTPRSADVNLNKLSIFWSEY; encoded by the exons ATGATGGAGGCTCGCTGTGGAGGTTTGCTTTTCACATCGAAGTTTGACTCTGGGAATCTTGCCAGAGTTGAGAAGGCGACTAAAGATGAGGATGATGAAGATTCAGGGG GACCAAAATATTCCAATGAAGTCAAACCAGACTATGAGTTCAATGTTTGGACAAAACCAGACTGTGCTGGTACAGAGTTTGAAAATGGAAACAG GTCATGGTTCTACTTTGGAATCCGAGGCTGGAATCCGGGCAGGCTTATCAAGATCAACATTGTGAACATGAACCGACAGGGGAAACTGTACAGTCAGGGTCATTCCCCCATCGTGAAGACAGTGCCAGGCAGGCCACGCTGGGAACGCATCAGAGATAGGCCTACATTTGAG ACTGTTGATGGCCAATTCATCCTCAGCTTCACCTATCGGTTCCCAGAATTCCGAGGTGCCACGACGTATTTCACATTCTGCTACCCTTGGTCGTACACAGAGAGCCAGGATGTCCTGCAGGAACTAGACAAAAAATACACGGACTGCAAAAACCTTACATCTGATAG TGCTCCAGACTCTATTTACTACCACCGGGAGCTGCTTTGTCACTCCCTAGACAAGCAGCGTATGGATCTGATCACAATTTCTTCATGTCACGGCCTACTTAACGAGACTGAGCCCCACTTCGACCCCCGTCTCTTCCCAGACAGAAACAGGGAGCATCGATGCAAAAAGTTCAAAGGGAAAAGG GTGTATCTATTGAGCAGCCGAGTTCATCCAGGAGAGACACCTGCTAGTATAGTCTTCAATGGGTTTCTCGAGTTTTTGCTCAGAGACAACGATCCACGTGCCAAGTCGTTACgcaaacattttgtatttaagcTAATTCCCATGCTGAATCCCGATGGGGTTACACGGGGCCATTACAGAACTGATCAACGAGGAGTGAATCTGAACAGACTATATTTAGACCCAAGTTTTGAATATCACCCTACCATATATGCTTCCAAGAGTGTCCTTGTGTTCCACCACGTTATGAAtagagttacttcccttgaaGACACAGTTGACATTAATGTTCACTTCCCAGGGGGGTTCATATTGTCTAGTCATAATAGCTATAACCTGCTGAAAAATAAGCCCGCTGTTGCTGATAAGGGAAAAACTGGCGATGGTGGTGAAAATAAGAATCAGAACAATCACTCAGAGCGAAGCGTCGGTAGTGCCAGTAGCTCAGTCAGTATTACTAGTAGTGATTCAACAGTAAAAAGTGCTCCGAAGCACAATCATGTTGGCCAAAACCATATGTTGAATAGTAGCCATGGGTCAGGGAGTCATCATGGCCATGCTCCAAAGTCCCTTGTAAGTAATCGTACCCCGAGGTTTACTCCGAGGTATCACAAAGACATGACTCCGAAAGAGACAGAAACCACAGCTCAGTTTCAAAATGGGGAGTTGGATATATACACATTAGAAAACAGCCATAATCAGTATAATGACACAGTATTAACCGCAGAGCATCCAATACCTTCAAAACTCTCAGGCACCCCCAGACACAGCATTACAAAGTCAGAAATGCCAACGAAGCATCATTCTGCGCCAAAAGTTGAGAGGCTTAATCTTGCGGAGCTTAATGAATCTGATAGTGATAACGCTCCGAAACGCGAAAAATCCTTTGTTGGTGAATCCATTAGAATTATTTCCTCGACGTCAAGTTTTGCAAGTTATCTTCCAGAGAAGGAGAGAGTGGACAGTGAATTACGATTGAGATTATCGCAAATGACAATGTCAGACGACATGCGCGGGAGATTATCCAAGGGGTTCAGCACGTTGAGTGAAAATGTGCTTGActcagatgatgatgatgacccCAACACAGAGAATTTAGGAAATGAAGGGTCAGAGGACGAGGGTGATAATGTGCCTGTGTTCACAGGAACAAATGCACCTCATCTAGGTGACCCAAAGTTGCGCGATATCCCTGCATCGGAAAGTGGGATTGCCTTCTTTGTAGATCTACACGGGCATGCTTCAAAGCGTGGATGCTTCATTTATGGCAACTATTTTGAACATGAAGACACACAG GTGGAGAACATGCTGTTCCCAAAGTGCATCTCAATGAACACTGCACACTTTGACTTCACTGGATGTAACTTTACGGAGAAGAACATGTACACTCGGGACAAGCGAGACGGAATGTCGAAGGAAGGGAGTGGCAGAGTGGCCATATACAAGGCAATCGGCATTACACACAG TTACACCTTGGAGTGCAACTACAACACAGGGCGGATGGTAAACCCTGTACCTCAGGCGTATGGAGATGATGGTCGGGCTACACCCCCACCCCTGGCAGGCTTTCCACCGAAATACACCATGGCACACTTTGAAGAG GTGGGGCGAGCGTTAGCTATAGCTGCGATAGACATGTACGACGTCAACCCATGGTCTCGTCTGACCCTGTCAGAACACAACTGCCTGGCCGGGGTGCGGGAATCAGTGAGGCGCTACCTTCGCAGTATACGTGGTGGACCTCGTATCCCAAGAAATCCCACAAAGCCTATGTCTAGGAATAACAG TGTAAGTGGTCTAAATAACCAGAACAACAGCAGGCCCGGTAGATTCGGTGGCAACAATGACAGCTCTGGTCCAGGTCGACAACCATACTCACGAAACAATTCTACAGATTCGAATGCAACGCGTCAGCCATTTTCCCGGAACAGCTCAGTGGAGTCAAACCTGGGGAGTACAGGCAGCGTGGTGGCTCGTTACATGAAGAGGGACTCTGCGAGTCAAGGGCGACGAGAACTGGGCCCTGTCAGAGAGA ctTCAAGCTCTCGCCAAAATGTGAACCAGTCGAGACGAAggcctgggttgaaccagtcaAGTCAACCTGTGACTCGGTCTGCCCCTCAGGCAACAACATCATCTGGCAACCATCCAGTGAACCTCACCATGACAACTGCGGCCCCGGAGGGGGAGAGGAGCCGACAGTTCTCTGCAGGAAGCATGGCGTCACAGGTCAGCAAGGAGGAGGAAAAAGTGGAACAGCTGAAAAACATGTCCAGTCTG aTTGCACTTTCCAAGAAAAATGGATCCCAAAACAGTCGTATCCCACTACCAACAGGGCGTTATTTCCTGAACCTGTCCCCCACCGATCTTCCCCCTCCACGCACACCAATCACAAACAACCTTCGACCCCAGCCCCCAAAATCTGCTTCCAGTCGTAGAAACACACTAGATCGCTCCCTGCCCCTTGAGTCACCTTCGTCGCATAGGACCTTAACTCCCGTTGGGACCCTTCGGTCCAGTGAGAGGTCAGGAGATCAGGGGAGACAGAAATCGGGAGAGAGGGGGGATGGGCGGGATGTGCTTGATGTATCAAAGGCTAGCGCAACCAGTCTTTCCAGTAATACCTCTACACGACCAGCCATCATAGACGCTAACATGAGTGCTAATGCTGCTACTGCTGAACT GGAATCTCAAAAGCGTCGTCGTAGGTACACATTTCTGAAGCGCCGAAATTTGCCAAACCCTCCAAACACCGGATCCGGAAAATCCACCGGTTCCGGCAGCATTCGTACAGCAGCTCGACAGGGAAGTAATGCAGACTCAGGCAGTGAAGTCGATAAAGGGATGAAGGCTAAACGCAGGCGGAAAAAATCATCACGAAAAAATCTCTCAATGGCGTCTCCATCATCAGATGAGAGAGATG TTGACTTTAGTATGATCACGGGTGTGGGCGTGTCTGGGAATGCTGTGACCCTGTCTCCAAG ACACGCCGGATTTAGCGGGGATGTCAGCGCGGTCTCAAATCAGCGACCCCATCGCCAACTGCCAGCCACACCCAGTAATTATAGACAGTCTGCACTCAGA AACGGCTCCGGTGTGGTAAACCTGGAAACATATCTCCGTGGAGCTGCAGGGAACATCCGGCCAACTCCACGATCTGCGGATGTCAACCTTAACAAACTGTCCATATTTTGGTCTGAGTACTAA
- the LOC128214147 gene encoding cytosolic carboxypeptidase-like protein 5 isoform X7: MMEARCGGLLFTSKFDSGNLARVEKATKDEDDEDSGGPKYSNEVKPDYEFNVWTKPDCAGTEFENGNRSWFYFGIRGWNPGRLIKINIVNMNRQGKLYSQGHSPIVKTVPGRPRWERIRDRPTFETVDGQFILSFTYRFPEFRGATTYFTFCYPWSYTESQDVLQELDKKYTDCKNLTSDSAPDSIYYHRELLCHSLDKQRMDLITISSCHGLLNETEPHFDPRLFPDRNREHRCKKFKGKRVYLLSSRVHPGETPASIVFNGFLEFLLRDNDPRAKSLRKHFVFKLIPMLNPDGVTRGHYRTDQRGVNLNRLYLDPSFEYHPTIYASKSVLVFHHVMNRVTSLEDTVDINVHFPGGFILSSHNSYNLLKNKPAVADKGKTGDGGENKNQNNHSERSVGSASSSVSITSSDSTVKSAPKHNHVGQNHMLNSSHGSGSHHGHAPKSLVSNRTPRFTPRYHKDMTPKETETTAQFQNGELDIYTLENSHNQYNDTVLTAEHPIPSKLSGTPRHSITKSEMPTKHHSAPKVERLNLAELNESDSDNAPKREKSFVGESIRIISSTSSFASYLPEKERVDSELRLRLSQMTMSDDMRGRLSKGFSTLSENVLDSDDDDDPNTENLGNEGSEDEGDNVPVFTGTNAPHLGDPKLRDIPASESGIAFFVDLHGHASKRGCFIYGNYFEHEDTQVENMLFPKCISMNTAHFDFTGCNFTEKNMYTRDKRDGMSKEGSGRVAIYKAIGITHSYTLECNYNTGRMVNPVPQAYGDDGRATPPPLAGFPPKYTMAHFEEVGRALAIAAIDMYDVNPWSRLTLSEHNCLAGVRESVRRYLRSIRGGPRIPRNPTKPMSRNNSVSGLNNQNNSRPGRFGGNNDSSGPGRQPYSRNNSTDSNATRQPFSRNSSVESNLGSTGSVVARYMKRDSASQGRRELGPVRETSSSRQNVNQSRRRPGLNQSSQPVTRSAPQATTSSGNHPVNLTMTTAAPEGERSRQFSAGSMASQVSKEEEKVEQLKNMSSLIALSKKNGSQNSRIPLPTGRYFLNLSPTDLPPPRTPITNNLRPQPPKSASSRRNTLDRSLPLESPSSHRTLTPVGTLRSSERSGDQGRQKSGERGDGRDVLDVSKASATSLSSNTSTRPAIIDANMSANAATAELESQKRRRRYTFLKRRNLPNPPNTGSGKSTGSGSIRTAARQGSNADSGSEVDKGMKAKRRRKKSSRKNLSMASPSSDERDDTPDLAGMSARSQISDPIANCQPHPVIIDSLHSETAPVW; this comes from the exons ATGATGGAGGCTCGCTGTGGAGGTTTGCTTTTCACATCGAAGTTTGACTCTGGGAATCTTGCCAGAGTTGAGAAGGCGACTAAAGATGAGGATGATGAAGATTCAGGGG GACCAAAATATTCCAATGAAGTCAAACCAGACTATGAGTTCAATGTTTGGACAAAACCAGACTGTGCTGGTACAGAGTTTGAAAATGGAAACAG GTCATGGTTCTACTTTGGAATCCGAGGCTGGAATCCGGGCAGGCTTATCAAGATCAACATTGTGAACATGAACCGACAGGGGAAACTGTACAGTCAGGGTCATTCCCCCATCGTGAAGACAGTGCCAGGCAGGCCACGCTGGGAACGCATCAGAGATAGGCCTACATTTGAG ACTGTTGATGGCCAATTCATCCTCAGCTTCACCTATCGGTTCCCAGAATTCCGAGGTGCCACGACGTATTTCACATTCTGCTACCCTTGGTCGTACACAGAGAGCCAGGATGTCCTGCAGGAACTAGACAAAAAATACACGGACTGCAAAAACCTTACATCTGATAG TGCTCCAGACTCTATTTACTACCACCGGGAGCTGCTTTGTCACTCCCTAGACAAGCAGCGTATGGATCTGATCACAATTTCTTCATGTCACGGCCTACTTAACGAGACTGAGCCCCACTTCGACCCCCGTCTCTTCCCAGACAGAAACAGGGAGCATCGATGCAAAAAGTTCAAAGGGAAAAGG GTGTATCTATTGAGCAGCCGAGTTCATCCAGGAGAGACACCTGCTAGTATAGTCTTCAATGGGTTTCTCGAGTTTTTGCTCAGAGACAACGATCCACGTGCCAAGTCGTTACgcaaacattttgtatttaagcTAATTCCCATGCTGAATCCCGATGGGGTTACACGGGGCCATTACAGAACTGATCAACGAGGAGTGAATCTGAACAGACTATATTTAGACCCAAGTTTTGAATATCACCCTACCATATATGCTTCCAAGAGTGTCCTTGTGTTCCACCACGTTATGAAtagagttacttcccttgaaGACACAGTTGACATTAATGTTCACTTCCCAGGGGGGTTCATATTGTCTAGTCATAATAGCTATAACCTGCTGAAAAATAAGCCCGCTGTTGCTGATAAGGGAAAAACTGGCGATGGTGGTGAAAATAAGAATCAGAACAATCACTCAGAGCGAAGCGTCGGTAGTGCCAGTAGCTCAGTCAGTATTACTAGTAGTGATTCAACAGTAAAAAGTGCTCCGAAGCACAATCATGTTGGCCAAAACCATATGTTGAATAGTAGCCATGGGTCAGGGAGTCATCATGGCCATGCTCCAAAGTCCCTTGTAAGTAATCGTACCCCGAGGTTTACTCCGAGGTATCACAAAGACATGACTCCGAAAGAGACAGAAACCACAGCTCAGTTTCAAAATGGGGAGTTGGATATATACACATTAGAAAACAGCCATAATCAGTATAATGACACAGTATTAACCGCAGAGCATCCAATACCTTCAAAACTCTCAGGCACCCCCAGACACAGCATTACAAAGTCAGAAATGCCAACGAAGCATCATTCTGCGCCAAAAGTTGAGAGGCTTAATCTTGCGGAGCTTAATGAATCTGATAGTGATAACGCTCCGAAACGCGAAAAATCCTTTGTTGGTGAATCCATTAGAATTATTTCCTCGACGTCAAGTTTTGCAAGTTATCTTCCAGAGAAGGAGAGAGTGGACAGTGAATTACGATTGAGATTATCGCAAATGACAATGTCAGACGACATGCGCGGGAGATTATCCAAGGGGTTCAGCACGTTGAGTGAAAATGTGCTTGActcagatgatgatgatgacccCAACACAGAGAATTTAGGAAATGAAGGGTCAGAGGACGAGGGTGATAATGTGCCTGTGTTCACAGGAACAAATGCACCTCATCTAGGTGACCCAAAGTTGCGCGATATCCCTGCATCGGAAAGTGGGATTGCCTTCTTTGTAGATCTACACGGGCATGCTTCAAAGCGTGGATGCTTCATTTATGGCAACTATTTTGAACATGAAGACACACAG GTGGAGAACATGCTGTTCCCAAAGTGCATCTCAATGAACACTGCACACTTTGACTTCACTGGATGTAACTTTACGGAGAAGAACATGTACACTCGGGACAAGCGAGACGGAATGTCGAAGGAAGGGAGTGGCAGAGTGGCCATATACAAGGCAATCGGCATTACACACAG TTACACCTTGGAGTGCAACTACAACACAGGGCGGATGGTAAACCCTGTACCTCAGGCGTATGGAGATGATGGTCGGGCTACACCCCCACCCCTGGCAGGCTTTCCACCGAAATACACCATGGCACACTTTGAAGAG GTGGGGCGAGCGTTAGCTATAGCTGCGATAGACATGTACGACGTCAACCCATGGTCTCGTCTGACCCTGTCAGAACACAACTGCCTGGCCGGGGTGCGGGAATCAGTGAGGCGCTACCTTCGCAGTATACGTGGTGGACCTCGTATCCCAAGAAATCCCACAAAGCCTATGTCTAGGAATAACAG TGTAAGTGGTCTAAATAACCAGAACAACAGCAGGCCCGGTAGATTCGGTGGCAACAATGACAGCTCTGGTCCAGGTCGACAACCATACTCACGAAACAATTCTACAGATTCGAATGCAACGCGTCAGCCATTTTCCCGGAACAGCTCAGTGGAGTCAAACCTGGGGAGTACAGGCAGCGTGGTGGCTCGTTACATGAAGAGGGACTCTGCGAGTCAAGGGCGACGAGAACTGGGCCCTGTCAGAGAGA ctTCAAGCTCTCGCCAAAATGTGAACCAGTCGAGACGAAggcctgggttgaaccagtcaAGTCAACCTGTGACTCGGTCTGCCCCTCAGGCAACAACATCATCTGGCAACCATCCAGTGAACCTCACCATGACAACTGCGGCCCCGGAGGGGGAGAGGAGCCGACAGTTCTCTGCAGGAAGCATGGCGTCACAGGTCAGCAAGGAGGAGGAAAAAGTGGAACAGCTGAAAAACATGTCCAGTCTG aTTGCACTTTCCAAGAAAAATGGATCCCAAAACAGTCGTATCCCACTACCAACAGGGCGTTATTTCCTGAACCTGTCCCCCACCGATCTTCCCCCTCCACGCACACCAATCACAAACAACCTTCGACCCCAGCCCCCAAAATCTGCTTCCAGTCGTAGAAACACACTAGATCGCTCCCTGCCCCTTGAGTCACCTTCGTCGCATAGGACCTTAACTCCCGTTGGGACCCTTCGGTCCAGTGAGAGGTCAGGAGATCAGGGGAGACAGAAATCGGGAGAGAGGGGGGATGGGCGGGATGTGCTTGATGTATCAAAGGCTAGCGCAACCAGTCTTTCCAGTAATACCTCTACACGACCAGCCATCATAGACGCTAACATGAGTGCTAATGCTGCTACTGCTGAACT GGAATCTCAAAAGCGTCGTCGTAGGTACACATTTCTGAAGCGCCGAAATTTGCCAAACCCTCCAAACACCGGATCCGGAAAATCCACCGGTTCCGGCAGCATTCGTACAGCAGCTCGACAGGGAAGTAATGCAGACTCAGGCAGTGAAGTCGATAAAGGGATGAAGGCTAAACGCAGGCGGAAAAAATCATCACGAAAAAATCTCTCAATGGCGTCTCCATCATCAGATGAGAGAGATG ACACGCCGGATTTAGCGGGGATGTCAGCGCGGTCTCAAATCAGCGACCCCATCGCCAACTGCCAGCCACACCCAGTAATTATAGACAGTCTGCACTCAGA AACGGCTCCGGTGTGGTAA